TATGTAATTGGTGTTGATTTACGTAGTTCTTTTACATGATAGCCGTTTTGAGCGATACCATTTCCGAAATCAGAAAAGCCGCCATCAATAACCCAGTCAGCTGTACCAGCAGTTTGACCGTGTGTATTATCGAATAATACTTTCTTCCCATTATTTTGGTTTACAACTTTTGCAGCAATTTCAGGAGCTGGGTCTACAGAGCTTTCGGCATAAGTAGACGGTATGAACGAAGCTCCTATACTTAGTGTAATTGCTGTTGCTAAAGAAAATGTAATCCATTTTTTATTCTTCATAGAAGAATCCACCTAATAATAAATATATGTGCTTTAATAATGTAATTTATTTTTCTGTAAAAATAAAGACGGAAAACATAAAAAATATTAAAAAATTGTAAAAATACCGTGAAATTTGTTGAGAAATATTTATATAGACATAAAAACATCCCTTCCAATCAATAAGGAAGGGATGTTTTGTTTAACTAATTTTTGAATTAGGTGTTTCATCAATCTTATGAAACCCTTTCATGTAGTACACGATAGCTAAGCCGATAAGCCAAATAGGACCGACGATTAATGCGATTCGTGTATCTTCTGAATACGCCATTATACCTAATACTAGTACAAGGAAAGCAAGTGAGAAATATGAACTTAATGGGTATAAGGGCATTTTATACGATAACTTTTGTCTGTTTTGCGTTGGCAAACTTTTACGGAATTTAATTTGAGCGACTAATATGATTCCCCAAGTCCAAATCGCGCCGAAAGTGGAAATACTAGTGAGCCATGTAAATACCTTTGCAGGTACGAGATAGTTTAATATAACGCCAATGAGTAAAACGATCGCAGTTGCTACAATTCCTTGACTTGGAATGCCATTTTTATTTAAACGACCGAATCTTTCAGGTGCTTTCTTTTGCTGAGCTAATGTATATAGCATACGGCCTGTACTAAATAAACCACCATTACAAGATGAAAGAGCTGCTGTTAATACGACAAAGTTAATAATCCCTGCTGCTTTTGCAATACCGATTTGTTGAAATGTTAATACAAATGGACTTCCTTTCTCACCCAGTTCGTTCCATGGATAAATTGCCATCATAACGAATAGAGCTCCAACGTAGAACAGTAATATTCTCCAAAATACGTTATCGATTGCTTTTGCGAGTGTTTTCTTCGGGTTTTGAGCTTCACCAGCTGTAACACCGATTAATTCAACGCCTAAATAAGCGAATAATACCATTTGCATGGAGAGTAGTAACCCAGAAAATCCATTTGGAAACCAGCCACCATGTGACCAAAGGTTTGAAATACCGGTGGCTATTCCGCCATTTCCGAATCCGAATAAAATAATACCAGCTCCAACTACTATCATACAGATAATTGTGACAATTTTAATAAGAGCAAACCAAAATTCAAGTTCTCCAAATACTTTTACGGATAAGAAGTTGAAAGCGCTCATTAATAATAAAGCGAGTAGCGCCCAAGTCCAACGCGGAATATCTGGGAACCAGTACTGCATGTAAATGCCAGCTGCTGTAATTTCAGCCATGCAAGTAACAACCCATAAGAACCAGTAGTTCCAACCTGTAATATAACCAGCTAGCGGTCCGAGATAATCATATGCATATTTACTAAAAGAGCCGGCAACAGGTTGTTCAATTGCCATTTCTCCGAGCGCTCGCATAATGAAAAAAATAACGAGTCCAGCAATCATATATCCTAGTAAAATAGAGGGCCCAGCTAGTTTAATAGCAGAAGCAGATCCTAAAAATAGTCCAACGCCAATAGCTGAACCGAGTGACATTAAAGTAATATGTCGTTCTTTTAAACCGCGGTTTAAAGTTCCAGATTTGTTTGAGTGTTGCATAAGAAGAATCCCCCTTGTAGAGTGAACGATGTTTGAATGCGCTTACTAAATATTTAACTATTTCAAATTATAAAACATTTCTATCTGTTATGCTACAAAAATAATCATAATGAACTGTACTACATCTAGACTTGTCAGACTTAAACTTAAAATTCGAACTATTAGAGAATATATTGACTCTTCTTTTTATTGATTGTTAAGATTAAGTATTATATTTTCTCGCATACTAGTAAGAAGAGAATGTGTGATAATAATTCAGGTGTAGGAAGGGTACATAAGCATGTTTCAATTACAAAAATATAACACTTCTGTGAAGCAAGAGTTTTTGGCTGGCATCACAACTTTTTTTACATTTGCGTATATTCTTGTCATCAATCCGAAAATATTATCTGATGCAGGTGTACCATTTGACCAAGCGTTTACAGCAACAATTATTGCAACTGTTGTTGGAACAATAGGTATGGCGATTTTTGCTAATTATCCAATTGTTATTGCTCCAGCTATGGGGATGAACGCATACTTTGCGTATTCTGTTGTACAGAAAGCAGAAGGGATTACATATGTAATTGCCTTTTCAGCGGTATTTGTAACAGGGATTATTTTTCTTTTATTATCTTTTACTTCGTTTAGGCAAAAGTTAATTTTAGCAATTCCTGATAGTTTAAAGCATGCAATTGCAGGTGGTATTGGACTATTTATTGCTTTTATTGGATTACGCCTTTTTGGAATTATCGTTGATCATCCATCAAATTTAGTTACGATTGGTGATTTTCATTCTCCAGCCGTTATTTTAACTCTTATTGGTTTAATATTAGCGGCGGTATTAATGGCATTGCGTGTGAGCGGTGCATTATTTATTAGTATGATTGTGACAGGAGTTATCGCCTTTTTTACAGGGCAACTGAAGTTCACGGATAAAATTGTTGCGATGCCTCATTTACCAGAGGGTATTATCGTTTCAAACCCAATCAATGCCTTTTCAGATGTAATTGAGTACGGCTTATATGGTGTTGTATTTTCATTTTTACTTGTACTGTTATTTGATACGACAGGTGCATTACTTGGATTAATTAAACAAGCGGGTTTAATTACGGATAATACAGAGAAACGTTTTGGTAAAGCGTTTATTGCGGATGCAATTGGCGGTACTACAGGCTCTATCTTTGGGACAAGTCCAACAGCAGCGACGATTGAATCGTCAGCTGGTATTGCTGCAGGTGGTAAAACGGGATTAACAGGTATTGTAGTAGTCGGCCTAACGATTATAACGGCGTTTTTCAGCCCTGTTATTGCTTCTTTATCAAGTGTAGCTGCTATTACAGCTCCTTCATTAATTATTGTAGGTAGTTTAATGGCACAAAGTATTCGTGATATTAATTGGAATGAATTTGAAGATGCATTACCAGCATTTTTAATTTTCGTTGGTATTCCGTTAACGTCTAGTATTGCGAATGGAATTGCAATTGGATTTTTAGTGTATCCAGTCTTGAAAATTGTGAAAGGGAAAGGGATGGAAGTACATCCATTACTATACTTATTTACAATTTTATTTGGATGTCATTTATTCTTATAATATAGGAGAGGGGGCTTCTTATGAGGGGCTCCTTTTTTGTGTATAATAAAGTGAAACTTAAATTAGTAATGTGAAATATAAATTACTTATTGGAATATATATGTTACAATAAAGGCAGAGGAGGAACATGAATGGCTGTAAGTAAAATAAAAGTCGCGCGTGTTCAGTTAGATTTAACACAGCAACAATTAGCAGAAAAAGTAGGAGTTACAAGGCAAACGATTAGTTTAATTGAGAAGGGCAAATACAATCCGTCTTTAGATTTATGTTTGAAAATCTGTTATGCAGTAGATAAAACTTTGAATGATTTGTTTTGGGAGGAAAAGGAGTGATTCGATGAAAATCGTGAAAGATGAACGTTTAATGATTGAGGGGTTAAAACATATTAGATTAGTTTTCATCTTACAAAATATCTTTATACTAGGTATTGTTTTTTATCGCTACGTTTTGCAAGATGCAGGATATGAAAGTGTTTCGGATTTATTAATGGTATTTATGGGTGGGATTGTAGTTATTAACTTTTTAAATCTGAAAAATTCAGTGGAAGTGTATGAGCATACAGGGGGAGTATCACGTAGCTATTTCATGAAACTATTATTAGTGCCTGTAAGTATTGTTATTGGGATTTTAGCTATTTGTATCGTTGTAACACCAGATATTTCGATAAAGGAAATTAGTATGACAGGACTTATTATGTTTGCTTGTTTTTTAGTTCCTAGTCTGTTTATATACATATATATGAAAAAGATAAAAAGTGAAGATTGAAATATAAGAAGAGCTTTCCTGTTGCGGAGAGCTTTTCTTATATCCTTTTATATAGTACTTTATGAAGGCCGATCGGTTCGATTTCAAAGATTTCCCCATGTTCCTGGAAGCCTAAGCGTTTGTAATAGTTAGCTACAGTAACTCGGCCATTACACCATAATATATTTGCTTGGCGCTCTTGTAAGATTTGTTCCGCCTTCTGAATTAAGGAGCTTCCAGCGTGGTTGTTTCGAAATTCAGGTAATGTTGCCATTCCTCGTAGACGATAATGCATACCTGCTTGTAAGTCAGGATGCATTTCCTTTGAGAAAGAAGCGATACTAATAAGTTTATCATTTATAAATGCGCCTAAGTGAAAGGTATCTGTTTCATAGTCGGAAGAGTATTTACAATCTGCTAATGTTTGACTCGAGCGTAAAATTTTTTGACGTAATACGTAAGTTTCAGATCCATCAATATTTTTCACGGTAATCATATTAACATCCTTTCTTATAAAGCTTTTTCTGTTAATTGTATAAAGAAATAGGCAGGTGCGGCGAAAAGTCCGAGTATGCTAGCAGTTCCGAGAAGGAGTGAAAGTAAGAGGCAAGAGTACTTTATTCCATTCGACTTTTTCCATCCATAACTACAAATTTCAATGCTAACACCGATGAGAATAATGGCAACGAGTATTTCTGCTAATAATAAGAGAGCTAAAGTTATAATAGACATAATGTAATCCATCCTCATAATATGTGATAGTAACATTTTACCATATGGAATGGGAAAAAATGCCCCTTAATTATGTAAGGGGCATTTTTCTATTCTAATATGCTTTTTAGTGTATCGATATGTTCTTTCGAGCCTGTTACAAGTAATGTATCACCGTGTTGTAGTCTTGTATCACCATGCGGGATTAATGCTTTATTCCCACGATAAATTTGAATGACTAGTACATCGCCTAAAAACGGAAGGCGACGAAGTGCAACGCCGTTATATTTATTGCTTCGTAGTTCAACTTCACGGACTGTTTCGTTTGCTGTTGTAATTAAGCGAACGAGACTCGGTTTATCAATTAATGCACGTAATAGAATACGTGTAGAGTTAATGGTTGAGAATACGGCGATATGTTCCTGCGTTGCTTTTTCTTGTAGAAGCGGATCTTCTACACTTGCAATAACATGTTCAACACCTAGTTCTTTTGCATGTTCTGCTAATAGTAAGTTTTGTTCATCATCGCTTGTTGCAACAACAACGCGGTCTGCATGAAATGCTGTTTGTTCAGTTAATGATGCAATTGTGATGTCATCTAATTTCACAATAGGGAAGTCGTGCGATTTCGCTTCCTCATCATTTATTTTATTTTGACGCATCATATATAGTGTTACGTCATAATCTTCTCGTTTTAAATCAAGTGATAACGGAAGGGTAATTCTACTCGCACCAATAATTGAAACTTTTGGTTTTGGTGTTTCCACTTTTGGGAACATCTTTTTAAATAATATAGGTGCGAAAATACAAGTAATAACTGCGCTTAAAATAAGGGAGGCAGATAAACTTGGACTAATGATTCCTAGTTTTTCACCAATTTGTGCAGCTGCAATAACTAAAGAAAGTGTCGATGTTAATAAGATGGCACTTCCTAGTACGATATTACGTGGATACCATTTTCGTAAGACGAGTGATGGTATCAGTTTTGAAATAAAGAGTCCTACAATTAAAATTGGGATCATGAGCATGCTAGAAGGTTCTTTGAAAATAGACCAAACTTCTAAATTTACACCAACCATTACGAAGAAAATAGGAATGAAGAAACCGTATCCGATAGAATCCAGTTTTTCAACCATATCTTCATTTGGTGATAATAATGATACGAGTACACCTGCTAAGAAGGCACCTAAAATATTTTCGGCTCCAACGGATTCAGATAACCCAACTAATATTAAGATGAGTGCAAAAACAGCTCTTGTATCAATTTGTACACTACCAGCTTTTAAGCTATCTAAGTATGGAATGTTTTTAAAACGTTTTGCAACGAAGTAAATAACAATACCAGCGCCGAATAGAAGAAGAAGGAGCCACATGCTTTGGCCGCTTTCGGAATTTAATCCGACGAATACAGCAAGTAAAATCATTGTAACTAAATCCGCAATAACAGCGACCAATAAAATGATTTGTCCAATTGCTGTTTTTCCTAGGTTATTCTCTTTTAATGTTGGTACGACAACACCTAAAGAGATTGTTGAAATAATTAAAGTCATAAACATTGCATTATCTACAAATCCTAACCATACGAATAGTAATGATAGGGCATAAGATAAGATGAAAATAAATAAGAAGATAACACTTGCTGCTTGGAATGTGTTTGGTTCGTTTGTCGTATTCTTTTTCCCTTTTTGTTTAAAGATAGAAAAATCAATTTCTAAACCGCTTAAAAACATAAGAAAGATAAATCCTAGTGTCGATAAGACTTGAAGCCACATATCTGGCTCAATAATATTAAACCCACTTTTACCTACAAAGATTCCTGCGATGATTTCTGCAACGACGACAGGAAGTGCTTTTAATTTAAAGCGTTGTAACAAAAGGGGAACGAAAAACGCGATTGCAACGACAACCATAAGTGATAGAACAGAAGTATGATGTTCCATTGCGTTCTCTCCCTTCAAATAAATATAGTAACTATTTAGCCATATAATAGGTAGAAAAGCAACGCATATGGATTCGATTTCATAAAGAAAGAGTTTTCTTAACATTTGTCATAATAAGTATATTTTTCATGATTCTGTTGTTAATTCCGTAATGTGGGTGTAATAGGGGGAGGGAATAAAAAAAGACTGCTGAGAAACCTCAGCAGTCTTTTTCATGTACATTACATTGAGAAGAAGATCCATACAGTTAAACCAACTGTTGCAGTTGCAACGAAGAAACTGTAAATCATAGTAAGAATTTGAACTCTTCCTTCTCCTTCTTTTAAATGCATGAACATAATTAATTGTAACAACGCTTGCGCAACAGCCATTACGATAATGGTAGTTAGGATCGTTGATAGTGGCAGGTTTGTGTAAAGTGCCACGTATAGAGCTAGAAACGTTAGTGCAAGCGATAAAATAAATCCGAAAACGTGTGACCAAGGGAATCCGCTATGCGCATGCCCGTTTGCTTGGTTGTTATTTTGACCCATTTACGCCACCATCCCGTTCAAGTAAACTAGTGTGTAAATAAAGACCCAAACTAAATCAAGGAAATGCCAGTATAAGCTGATAATGAATACTTTACGAGCTGTAACTGGTGTTAAACCTCGTTTTAAAATTTGGATAATAACACAAATTGCCCAAATGATACCGCCTGTTACGTGGGCTCCGTGCGTTCCAAGAAGAACGAAGAATCCAGATAGGAAAGCACTTGTTTGAATTGTTGCGCCTTCACCAATATACATAATGAACTCTTCAATCTCGAAGAATAGGAAGCCTGCACCTAAAAGTAATGTAAGGACGAACCATCCAAGCATTGCTTTTTGGTTGTGCTTACGCATTTCGTGAATCACGATACCACATGTGAAACTACTTGTTAAAAGTAGTAATGTTTGAATTAAAAGCGTTTTAAGTTCAAACAGTTGTGCTGGTGTTGGGCCATCTGCCGTACGACCAGCAAGTACTAGATAAGAGGCGAAAAGTGTTGCGAACAGCATAATTTCAGCCCCAAGAAAAATCCAGAATCCTAGGATATTCAATCTGCTTTGTTCGGATTGATATTCCAAAGGTAAGCTTTTATCTAAAGCCGCCATATCATTTCACCTCTCATGCTACATGTTCTGATTTTTTAATTTCATCAACACTAATATAGTAACCTTCATCGTAATCGAATGAACGATAGATTAAGCAAGCTAAAATACCAATGCCGCCGATTGCTGCAAGCCAGAACCAGCTAAATACTAATGCGAAACCTGCAAGACCGAAGAATCCAGACGCAATAATAGGCACACCAGAGTTACTTGGCATGTGAATTGGTTTGATGTCTTCTGCTGCTGGTGTAACTGTTTCTCCACGTTTCTTCATGTACCAGAAAGCATCAGCTTCTTTGATTTCAGGAAGTTTCGCGAAGTTGTAATGTTGTACAGGAGATTGAGTTGCCCATTCAAGTGTACGGCCGTCCCATGGATCTCCAGTTGTGTCACGTTCACCGTGACGAGCACTCCAAATTACGTTGTAGCAAAGAAGTAGGAAGCCGATACCCATCATTACCGCACCAACAGATGCGATTTGGTTTAGCCATCCCCATCCAAGACTTTCAGAGTAAGTGTACATACGACGAGTCATACCGTCTAAACCTAAGAAGTACATTGGGAAGAAACAGATGTTGAATCCGCTCATAAAGATCCAGAATGTCCATTTACCTAGGCGTTCATTTAACATATGACCAGTCATTTTTGGATACCAGAATGTGAATCCAGCAAGCATAGCGAATACTGTACCTGCGATCAATACGTAGTGGAAGTGAGCAATTAGGAAGTAGCTGTTATGGTACTGATAATCAGCTGCTGCCATTCCAAGCATAACCCCTGTAACTCCACCGACTACGAAGTTTGGAATAAATGCCAATGACCAAAGCATTGGAACTGTAAAACGAATACGTCCTTTATACAGTGTAAACAACCAGTTAAAGATCTTAACACCGGTTGGAATCGAAATCGCCATTGTCGAAATCGAGAAGAATGAGTTAACCGCTGGACCTGCACCCATCGTGAAGAAGTGGTGAAGCCATACGACGAAACTTAGTAAAGAAATTGCAACCATTGAGTATACCATCGCACTGTAACCGAATAGACGCTTACGTGAGAATGTACTAATGATTTCAGAGAAAATACCGAATGCCGGTAAAATAACGATATATACTTCAGGGTGACCCCATACCCAGAATAGGTTGGCCCATAACATTGGCATACCGCCGCTCGCCATCGTAAAGAAGTGAGCATCGAATAGACGGTCAAATGTCATTAATGCAAGAGCAACTGTTAATACTGGGAAAGCGAAAATAATGATAATTGTTGTAATTAAGATTGACCAAGTAAACATTGGCATTCTCATTAAAGTCATACCAGGTGTACGCATTTTTAAGATAGTAACAAGGAAGTTAATACCTGTCATTAACGTACCGAGACCTGAAATCTGTAATGCAATTGCGTAGTAGTTATTTCCTACACCAGAAGTAAACTCTGTACCTGCCATTGGGAAGTAAGAAGTCCACCCAGCGTCTGGAGAACCACCGATTACGAAAGCGATGTTGAATAACATTGCTCCGACAAAGAATAACCAGAAACTTAAAGCATTTAAGAACGGATATGCAACGTCACGAGCACCAATTTGTAATGGTACTACAAGGTTCATTAATCCCATAACGAATGGCATCGCCATGAAAAGAATCATAACTGTACCGTGTGTTGTGAAGATTCCGTTATAGTGTTCAGCGTTTAAATAAGTTGTTTCTGGGAATGTTAACTGTGCACGGATCATTAAACCGTCCATACCACCACGGAATAACATAATAACCGCAGAGATAATATACATGGCCCCAATCTTTTTATGGTCAACAGTTGTTAACCATTCGTCCCAAAGCCATTTCCATTTTTTATACTTTGTTAGTACGAAAATGATTGCTAATGTCACAAGAACGATAGAAGCGTCTGCACCGTAAATAATCGGGTCACCTGTGACAAAGAATTCATCAAGCTTCACTGTGTTCACTCCAATCTGTTGGAATTATAGCTATTATTTTTTGTTTTTGTAGTAGTTGTAATCACAATATTCAAGTGATTTTGGATCTACATAACTTAAGTGATGGCTAGAGAATGTCATACGACCAACTACACCAGGTTTAACAATTTCGTTGTACTTATCTTCTGTTAGTTTAGGAGCAGTTTGTTGTACTTCTTTAACCCACTTGTCATATTTCTCTTTAGTTTTTGCTTCAACTTCGAACTCCATGTGAGTAAATCCTTCACCAGAGAAGTTCGCGCTACGGCCTAGGTAAGAACCTGGCTTATCAGCTTGTAAATAAAGGTCCATAATCATGCCATCCATTGTGTACTTCATACCACCAAGTTCTGGTACCCAGAAAGCATTCATTGGGCCGACAGAAGTCAGTTTGAATTGAATTGGTACACCAGCTGGGATGTTTAAATAGTTAACGGTTTCAATTTTTTCCTCTGGGTAACTGAATAACCATTTCCAGTTTGCAGATGTAACATAAATCTCCACTGGTTTAATATGTTTGGACTCTTTCGGAACCTCTTCCGAAGCATAAGTTGTTTTTACTGTTGGAATCGATAATGCGATAACGATAATAACAGGAACAAGCGTCCAAATGATTTCTAATAATGTGTTACCGTGTTGTTCAGGTGGCTCATAGTCCATATTCTCTGGTTTTTCACGATAACGAATCAAGATGACTGTAAACAAGATGAATACAATTGCGATAATTAATGACATAAGCAAGAATGACCAAACAATTAAATCATACTGTGCTTTTGCAACAGGTCCTTGCGGATTTAATACTGCGAGTTTTTTATCACAGCCACCGAGGAACAGAAGTAATGATAACGGAAGAAGCGAAGCCAACTTCCAAAACGCTTTCTTTAGTTGCACGATTGAAAATCTCCTTTCTCCTTGGATTGAAACTATGCCAATAAAACAATATAAACCTATTAATTTATAGAAGGCAATAGTTTTTGAGATATTGTTAAAAAATAGACACAAATGCACACTTTTTAAGGTGAATATCATTTGTAACTTGATTACATTGTAAACTATTTTCCAGAGAAAAATGCGATTGTGAAAATTTTAAGATAAATAAAGTTATACCAGGATATCCAAGAAATAGTAAAAAGCTATCTTATTATAAGAAAATAGCTGAATATTTTGTATATTTAGTTTATTCTTTTTGAGATAGTCCGTTGTTGTTCAAATGTGACAATTTTTTTATACTTCATTTGATATAAAATGCAACAAATAACCATAAATGGAATGCCGCAATAAAGAGCAATTCTTTGATCAGGAATGAAAACTAAACTAACAAATGTGAACAATAATTCACAGAATCTTTCTAGCAAACTAGTAAGAAGCAAGGTACAATGATAGGAGGTATGTCTGTAAAATAATAATTAATGGAGTTTTGTTTAAAATGAAAAAGTTAAAATATCTTTTTGTTTTTGGAATTATATTTGCTGCCGTGTTCTTTATAGGAAAAGATAAGATTATACAAAAGGCACAAGTGCTACGCTTAGATTTTTTATCTGAAATGAAAGAAGCGGCTATGATTGAAAATGTTCCGTTTATAAAGCAGTTACCAGAATTACCTCGTGGATGTGAAGTGACAAGCTTAGCTATGTTGCTACAATATAAAGGTGTGCAAGTAGATAAGATGCAACTTGCTAGTGAAATTCATCGAGTTCCATTTGAACAAGATGGTTTGCGTGGAAATCCTTATGAGGGATTTGTTGGAAATATTTATACGAAAGCTGAACCAGGATATGGTGTGTACAATAAACCTATCTTTAATTTAGCGGAAAAATATGTTTCTGAAAAAGTAATTAATCTAACAGATAGAGACGTGAATGATTTATATAAGGTAATTAGTTCTGGTTCTCCAGTATGGGTTATTATTAATACGACGTTTAAGCCGCTAGCTGAAAGTAGTTTTGAAACATGGAATACAAGTTCTGGTGAAGTGAAAATTACATATTTTGAGCATAGTGTAGTAGTAGTTGGATACGATCAAAACTTTGTATATGTAAATGATCCTCTAAAAAATAATCCGCGTTTCGCTGTTCCACGAGCAGAGTTTGAGAAAGCGTGGGAGCAAATGGGGAAACAAGCGATTACTATTTTATAATAATGAAAAAGTCATCATTTTGATGGCTTTTTATTTTTAATCATTTATAATAGAAAATTCAGAAGATTCTTTTAAAAGTTAACAATTCACGTTATAATAACATTTAACTTGGTGAAGAAGGGGAGAAGAGAAATGGATGTTGCAAAAGAACTTGTTTTGTCAAAGGATCAGTTGGTTGAGTGGAGAAGGCATTTTCATAAGTATCCAGAGTTATCTTTTCAAGAAGAAAAAACATCACAGTTTGTATTCGACATACTTCGGAAAATCCCATGTTTAGAAGTGTCAAGACCTACTAAATATAGTGTAATGGCAAGGTTGATTGGAAAGCAGTCTGGTAAAACTATTGCGGTTCGAGCTGACATGGATGCTCTTCCTATTCATGAAGAAAATGAGTTTGACTTTATTTCTGCATATCCAGGTGTAATGCATGCATGTGGCCATGATGGACATATAGCGATATTACTTGGAGTCGTACATAAGTTAGTAGAAGCAAGAGAGAAGATTAAAGGAGAGGT
This genomic window from Bacillus anthracis str. Vollum contains:
- a CDS encoding cytochrome aa3 quinol oxidase subunit II; its protein translation is MQLKKAFWKLASLLPLSLLLFLGGCDKKLAVLNPQGPVAKAQYDLIVWSFLLMSLIIAIVFILFTVILIRYREKPENMDYEPPEQHGNTLLEIIWTLVPVIIVIALSIPTVKTTYASEEVPKESKHIKPVEIYVTSANWKWLFSYPEEKIETVNYLNIPAGVPIQFKLTSVGPMNAFWVPELGGMKYTMDGMIMDLYLQADKPGSYLGRSANFSGEGFTHMEFEVEAKTKEKYDKWVKEVQQTAPKLTEDKYNEIVKPGVVGRMTFSSHHLSYVDPKSLEYCDYNYYKNKK
- a CDS encoding C39 family peptidase yields the protein MKKLKYLFVFGIIFAAVFFIGKDKIIQKAQVLRLDFLSEMKEAAMIENVPFIKQLPELPRGCEVTSLAMLLQYKGVQVDKMQLASEIHRVPFEQDGLRGNPYEGFVGNIYTKAEPGYGVYNKPIFNLAEKYVSEKVINLTDRDVNDLYKVISSGSPVWVIINTTFKPLAESSFETWNTSSGEVKITYFEHSVVVVGYDQNFVYVNDPLKNNPRFAVPRAEFEKAWEQMGKQAITIL